The following coding sequences lie in one Metallumcola ferriviriculae genomic window:
- the fabD gene encoding ACP S-malonyltransferase — translation MGKLAFLFPGQGSQYVGMGGELASSYREALDVFKKADEKLGHSLSTLCFSGPEERLILTTNTQPAVLTTSIAALAVVRHHGLPEPDFVAGHSLGEYTALVAAGVIPFEEAVTLVRQRGYFMEEAVVSGEGTMAAVLGLPEDVVLNICNQARPYGVVEPANYNCPGQVVIAGETTAVRKAGEIAMNEGAKRVVQLSVSGPFHSSLMGGAAGKLADELATIEFKDPSIPVISNVNAQAVSMGQEARSMLVAQVDHPVQWHESVEMLLANDVDTFLEIGPGRVLGGLVKKIDKKATVLNVGDLCSLEKTIAYFKEVKQ, via the coding sequence ATGGGTAAATTGGCTTTCTTGTTTCCCGGACAGGGCTCCCAATATGTGGGTATGGGTGGCGAGTTGGCCTCATCCTATCGGGAAGCGTTGGATGTGTTCAAGAAAGCAGACGAAAAATTGGGACATTCCTTGTCAACATTATGTTTTTCTGGGCCCGAGGAAAGGCTGATTCTGACAACAAATACGCAACCAGCAGTGCTGACCACAAGTATTGCTGCACTTGCTGTAGTCCGACACCATGGTCTGCCTGAGCCCGATTTTGTTGCTGGCCACAGTCTTGGTGAATATACCGCATTGGTTGCAGCAGGAGTGATTCCCTTTGAAGAAGCTGTAACATTGGTGCGACAACGTGGATATTTCATGGAAGAAGCAGTTGTTTCCGGCGAAGGAACTATGGCTGCGGTTCTCGGATTACCTGAGGATGTAGTGTTGAACATATGTAATCAAGCCCGCCCATATGGTGTTGTGGAACCTGCCAATTATAATTGTCCGGGGCAGGTAGTTATTGCTGGTGAAACCACCGCTGTTAGAAAAGCGGGGGAGATTGCTATGAATGAGGGCGCTAAGCGAGTGGTACAGCTATCGGTAAGCGGTCCCTTTCATTCAAGTCTTATGGGTGGTGCAGCAGGAAAGCTTGCCGACGAGCTAGCTACAATTGAATTTAAAGACCCTAGTATACCGGTGATCAGTAATGTCAATGCTCAAGCAGTCTCCATGGGGCAAGAAGCCAGATCAATGCTGGTTGCTCAAGTTGACCATCCGGTGCAGTGGCATGAATCCGTGGAGATGCTGTTAGCGAACGATGTTGACACCTTTTTGGAAATTGGTCCTGGCAGGGTACTAGGTGGTTTGGTTAAAAAAATCGATAAAAAGGCAACCGTTCTAAATGTTGGGGATTTATGCAGTCTCGAAAAGACAATAGCTTATTTTAAAGAGGTGAAACAATGA
- the fabG gene encoding 3-oxoacyl-[acyl-carrier-protein] reductase: MSVAGKVALVTGASRGIGRATAIKLAEAGAKVAVNYTANEAAAEEVVKVIRDAGGEAFSVQADVSSAQDVVGMIAKIKEMLGDVDILVNNAGVTADGLLLRMKESDWDKVVNTSLKGTYLCSKAVLKSMMRSRWGRIINLTSVVALTGNAGQANYSAAKAGIIGFTKSMAKEVASRNILVNCVAPGYIETDMTAELGDEAAGELKNQIPLGRAGSPDDVAGVVIFLASSAAGYITGQVVPVDGGMV, from the coding sequence ATGAGTGTGGCGGGTAAGGTAGCTTTGGTAACAGGGGCGTCTAGGGGTATTGGCCGGGCTACAGCAATTAAATTAGCTGAGGCAGGGGCTAAGGTGGCCGTTAATTACACAGCCAATGAAGCAGCTGCAGAAGAAGTGGTCAAGGTAATTAGGGACGCAGGGGGAGAAGCGTTTAGTGTGCAGGCTGATGTCAGTTCTGCCCAAGATGTAGTGGGAATGATAGCCAAGATAAAAGAAATGTTGGGTGACGTAGATATTCTGGTCAATAATGCTGGTGTAACGGCCGACGGATTACTGCTTCGCATGAAAGAGTCTGATTGGGATAAAGTGGTGAATACTAGCCTAAAAGGAACCTACCTTTGTTCCAAAGCTGTTTTAAAATCTATGATGCGCAGTAGATGGGGCAGGATTATCAATTTGACATCAGTGGTTGCTTTGACGGGCAATGCCGGTCAGGCGAACTACTCAGCAGCTAAAGCGGGTATAATTGGTTTTACCAAATCAATGGCCAAGGAAGTGGCTTCCCGCAACATTTTAGTTAATTGCGTAGCGCCTGGCTATATTGAAACGGACATGACCGCTGAGTTGGGTGATGAGGCAGCAGGTGAACTAAAAAATCAAATTCCATTGGGCCGTGCAGGCAGCCCTGATGATGTTGCAGGGGTGGTAATATTCTTAGCATCTTCAGCGGCGGGGTACATTACCGGTCAAGTAGTTCCAGTGGACGGGGGTATGGTATAA
- the acpP gene encoding acyl carrier protein, translated as MDVFGKIKEIVVDQLGVEADEVSMTTSFEDLEMDSLDIVELIMAMEEEFGLEISDEEAEKLTTVGAAVEYIQQRK; from the coding sequence ATGGATGTCTTTGGTAAGATTAAGGAAATTGTAGTAGACCAGTTAGGTGTTGAAGCCGACGAGGTGAGCATGACTACCTCTTTCGAAGATTTGGAGATGGATTCTTTAGACATTGTAGAATTAATCATGGCTATGGAAGAAGAATTTGGCTTGGAAATTTCCGATGAGGAAGCTGAAAAACTTACTACTGTTGGTGCAGCTGTAGAATATATTCAACAAAGAAAGTAA
- the fabF gene encoding beta-ketoacyl-ACP synthase II, whose translation MKHRVVVTGMGPITPVGSGKDNFWNNLLVGQSGVDHITRFDASDLPTRIAGEVKDFDPKDYFDRKEARRMDRFTQFAVAGTRMAVKDSGIDLDSEDMDQVGVIFGSGIGGMQTFEEQTKVLIEKGAHRVSPFFVPMMIGNMAAGQISIDTGARGPNLTVVNACATGTNAIGEAYKLLQRGAAQVVITGGSEASVTPLAFAGFCAMRAMTTDNDDPQRASRPFDKTRNGFVLSEGTGVLILETLEHAQQREANIYAEVVGYGCTADAHHITAPAPEGTGAAKAMNMALKDANLFPEDVDYINAHGTSTELNDKFESMAIKKVFGDNAKKLAISSTKSMTGHLLGAAGAIEAIILAMAITNSKVPPTINYHNPDPECDLDYVANECRELDVSVALSNSLGFGGHNATIIFKKFRR comes from the coding sequence ATGAAGCATAGAGTTGTGGTAACAGGAATGGGACCGATCACCCCGGTAGGTTCGGGAAAAGATAATTTTTGGAACAATTTGCTGGTGGGACAAAGCGGCGTGGATCATATTACGCGGTTTGATGCCAGTGATCTACCAACCCGTATTGCTGGCGAAGTGAAGGACTTTGACCCAAAAGACTACTTTGACCGCAAGGAAGCCCGAAGAATGGACCGTTTCACTCAGTTTGCGGTAGCCGGTACCAGAATGGCTGTCAAAGATTCAGGAATTGACTTGGACAGCGAGGATATGGACCAGGTTGGAGTAATTTTTGGCAGCGGTATCGGCGGTATGCAGACTTTTGAAGAACAGACCAAAGTTTTAATCGAGAAGGGGGCACACCGGGTCAGCCCATTCTTTGTCCCTATGATGATTGGCAACATGGCAGCAGGGCAAATATCAATTGATACTGGGGCTCGCGGTCCGAACCTTACAGTAGTCAATGCATGCGCTACCGGGACAAATGCAATCGGTGAGGCATACAAACTATTGCAGCGTGGCGCTGCTCAGGTGGTTATCACCGGCGGAAGCGAGGCATCGGTGACTCCACTGGCATTTGCAGGGTTTTGTGCCATGAGGGCAATGACTACTGATAACGATGACCCACAGCGAGCCAGCCGTCCCTTTGATAAAACCCGAAACGGTTTTGTACTTAGTGAGGGTACCGGTGTTTTAATTCTTGAAACACTGGAGCACGCGCAACAACGTGAAGCAAATATATACGCAGAGGTGGTAGGGTACGGTTGTACGGCCGATGCACATCATATTACAGCCCCCGCCCCGGAAGGAACCGGAGCGGCTAAGGCCATGAATATGGCCCTAAAGGATGCAAATTTATTTCCGGAAGATGTGGATTACATTAATGCTCACGGAACATCTACTGAACTTAATGATAAGTTTGAAAGTATGGCTATTAAGAAAGTATTTGGGGATAACGCAAAGAAGTTAGCAATAAGTTCTACTAAATCGATGACCGGGCATTTACTCGGGGCGGCAGGTGCTATAGAGGCAATAATTCTTGCTATGGCTATTACTAATAGCAAAGTGCCTCCGACAATCAATTATCATAACCCAGACCCGGAATGTGATTTGGATTATGTAGCCAATGAGTGTCGGGAGCTAGATGTTTCAGTGGCATTGTCAAATTCTTTGGGTTTTGGTGGTCATAATGCCACAATTATTTTTAAGAAGTTTAGAAGGTGA
- the rnc gene encoding ribonuclease III has protein sequence MEQNRARQLQELITRSQLVVESADLINQALVHPTYVFENPNIGLAHNQRLEFLGDAVLDLVVARYLYDLFPDKPEGELTKIRAAVVCEAALARAAQQIDLGKYLLLGRGEEMTGGRQRPSILADAFEALIAAIYLDAEMEQAAKFIHGILDKEIEQASSCGNYGDYKTVLQERIQKQYTNNAQYTILEEFGPDHDKRFIAGVILKDKLLAQGQGRSKKEAEQQAAKAALEMFDERK, from the coding sequence ATGGAGCAAAACAGGGCACGGCAGCTTCAAGAATTAATAACTCGCTCTCAACTTGTCGTGGAATCAGCTGATTTGATAAATCAGGCATTGGTTCACCCAACCTATGTCTTTGAAAATCCTAACATAGGTTTGGCCCATAATCAGCGATTAGAGTTCTTGGGTGATGCGGTGTTAGATTTGGTGGTTGCTCGATATCTTTACGACCTTTTTCCGGACAAACCTGAAGGTGAACTGACTAAAATTCGTGCAGCTGTAGTTTGTGAAGCGGCCCTGGCCAGGGCCGCCCAGCAAATTGACTTGGGAAAATACCTTCTTTTGGGGCGGGGAGAAGAAATGACTGGTGGTAGACAGCGTCCGTCTATTCTTGCCGACGCGTTTGAAGCACTAATTGCTGCCATTTATCTAGATGCGGAGATGGAACAAGCCGCTAAATTTATCCACGGTATTTTGGATAAAGAAATTGAACAAGCCTCCAGTTGTGGAAATTATGGCGATTACAAGACAGTTCTACAAGAAAGAATTCAAAAACAGTATACTAATAACGCACAATATACTATTTTAGAGGAATTTGGGCCTGATCATGATAAGCGGTTTATAGCGGGAGTAATTCTGAAAGATAAGCTGCTGGCTCAAGGCCAGGGAAGAAGCAAGAAAGAGGCGGAACAGCAAGCTGCTAAAGCGGCCCTAGAAATGTTTGATGAGAGAAAATGA
- a CDS encoding elongator complex protein 3 has protein sequence MNKKHYIIPIFVPHLACPHRCSFCDQHAISGAASQPEPAAVKEIVNTYLQTIPSEAIKEIAFFGGSFTGLPKARQQQFLQEANVYLRTGAINGIRISTRPDYIDEDIIQVLKDYAVGTVELGVQSFDSQVLTLSGRGHTSQHSMEAFRMLRDNGFQVGIQLMPGLPGSTESSDFTSVSKTVLIHPDFCRLYPTVVLKNTTLASMQADIGYRPLTLETAINFSKRAVVLLKANDIPVIRVGLHPSPGLEAEVVAGPYHQALGHLVETRIYYDMAKMLLKRQNLCQGDMVRLLVSTQALSAMIGYRRINQIRLEHEYSGIGLEIKPDRDSSGDGVSILVNGTNKGELDMKTLLIEEYGLSLP, from the coding sequence ATGAATAAGAAACATTACATTATACCAATATTTGTTCCCCATTTAGCATGTCCGCATCGCTGTTCGTTCTGTGATCAACATGCTATTTCCGGTGCTGCATCCCAGCCGGAACCAGCTGCTGTAAAAGAAATTGTCAATACATATCTGCAAACTATTCCATCTGAGGCAATAAAAGAGATTGCCTTTTTCGGTGGCAGTTTTACCGGTTTACCTAAAGCCCGGCAGCAGCAGTTTCTGCAGGAGGCAAATGTGTACTTGCGGACAGGTGCTATTAATGGAATTCGTATCTCCACCAGACCTGATTATATTGACGAGGACATAATACAAGTGCTAAAAGATTATGCTGTAGGAACGGTGGAACTGGGAGTACAATCCTTTGATAGCCAGGTTTTAACATTATCCGGCCGGGGACATACGTCTCAGCATTCCATGGAGGCATTCAGGATGCTGCGTGACAATGGTTTTCAGGTAGGTATTCAACTGATGCCAGGATTGCCAGGCAGTACAGAGAGCTCTGATTTCACTTCCGTGTCGAAAACAGTCCTGATTCACCCGGATTTTTGTCGCTTGTATCCAACAGTTGTTTTAAAAAATACGACTTTGGCTTCAATGCAAGCCGATATCGGCTATCGCCCTTTAACCTTGGAAACCGCTATAAACTTCAGCAAGCGGGCGGTGGTGTTATTGAAGGCTAACGATATTCCCGTTATTCGTGTGGGGCTTCACCCGTCGCCGGGGTTGGAGGCAGAAGTGGTTGCGGGCCCGTATCACCAAGCATTGGGGCATTTGGTAGAAACGCGTATTTATTATGATATGGCCAAAATGCTATTAAAGAGACAAAATCTTTGTCAGGGAGATATGGTTAGGCTTTTAGTATCTACTCAAGCTTTATCAGCAATGATTGGATATCGAAGAATTAACCAAATCCGCCTAGAACATGAGTATTCCGGTATAGGACTTGAGATTAAACCGGATAGAGATTCTAGTGGTGATGGAGTCAGCATTTTAGTCAATGGCACTAATAAAGGTGAGTTAGATATGAAGACACTGTTAATAGAGGAATATGGTTTATCTCTGCCGTAA
- the smc gene encoding chromosome segregation protein SMC, translated as MYLKQLQIKGFKSFANKTIMEFSPGITAVVGPNGSGKSNIADAVRWVLGEQSARSLRGNKMEDVIFAGSKERKPVGMAQVSLVLNNEDGNLPLDFNEVDITRRVFRSGESEFLINKTPCRLKDIHELFMDSGVGKESFSIIGQGKVEEILNSKPEDRRSLLEEAAGISKYRYRQQQAAKKLDRTEQSIERLQDLVQEIESQLGPLGEQASRAEQYQSLKSKHDKLEIKGAVVEIGKLQEKLDQTGQQREQLLLEVKEGEAQNNLMEADLEQNKLNLKQLEEKISEIQQRLYRQEQELQHLEASMGIEKEKRQNGSQRIDQLSQEKERLQEKKGRLEELIAGIREKQQGIADQLKKVFSEVTETENNYQQLIDQFSTGAVNAENLKNEIFDMLHKESSVKNELARQDQNRRNYGVQEQRFLKQRSELQNKLTEKKKALADIEERMASEGKKVDNFRQKLMDLDEIIVTLGRELEQQELQRRQVEIEISKKANRLEALQGLSKGYDGFYRGVRKVLQAHEKQQQGLTGICGAVAQLFVVPERYELAIETALGAAAQNIVVNNDTDAQSAIQFLKSNNSGRATFLPLDTVRPRLLSGKLSGIVSMAGIIGVAKDLANAPERYQPILDHLLGSVIIAEDMRSAVTAARKYGFKMKIVTLEGEVVNAGGAMTGGSSSPKESGLIRREGEINRLQKSLGKLQGQFKQINDQMIREQQKLAGFNGQETELKELIEERLKEQDILERSAVTLTKEIDNLVEVSTGLEWEEAQLSEDLSSIEAQETELKEKLSRLEQQRTSKEQDLASLTEANRNLESRKSTISEIITGKKVKMAALEQQEQSVNNDINQQERLLNDVIVDMAAKNSESERLVQQNQLINQKLENFSKESKELALLLEKLHEAELGLKEQKNECKINIEQLEETIKFNNKSLQQQQIELNQKEIKLAKWETEKENYCARLWENHQMSYEQALLDQDDELEVRGLTTRLRSLRQEMQALGTVNIGAIEEYQRVSERYEFLTKQLSDLREAKNSLNKVIFEMQSIMKARFGKTFNRVNQYFTEMFSTMFGGGTAELRLTEAEDVLEAGIDIIAQPPGKKLSHLSLLSGGEKALTAIALLFAILKYRPSPFCLLDEIDASLDETNVDRFTDVLKGFAVNTQFIVISHRQGTMEGADDLYGVTMENTGTSKLVSVKLERSGRVS; from the coding sequence TTGTACTTAAAACAACTACAGATAAAAGGATTCAAGTCCTTTGCCAATAAAACAATAATGGAGTTTAGCCCGGGCATTACAGCTGTGGTGGGACCAAATGGTTCTGGTAAATCTAATATCGCTGATGCGGTGCGGTGGGTACTGGGGGAACAAAGCGCCAGGTCACTTCGGGGTAATAAAATGGAAGATGTAATCTTCGCCGGCAGTAAAGAACGAAAACCTGTAGGCATGGCTCAGGTTTCTTTGGTATTAAACAATGAAGATGGGAATTTACCTCTTGATTTCAATGAAGTGGATATTACTCGGCGCGTATTTCGTTCAGGAGAAAGCGAGTTTTTAATTAATAAAACGCCCTGCCGTTTAAAGGATATTCATGAGTTATTTATGGATAGTGGCGTGGGTAAAGAGTCTTTTTCTATAATTGGGCAAGGAAAAGTAGAAGAAATTCTAAATTCTAAGCCCGAAGATAGGCGCTCTCTGTTGGAAGAAGCAGCAGGCATTAGTAAGTACCGATATCGTCAACAACAAGCTGCCAAAAAATTAGATAGGACGGAACAGAGCATCGAGCGCCTCCAGGATTTGGTTCAGGAAATTGAATCTCAATTAGGACCGCTGGGTGAACAAGCGTCAAGAGCTGAACAATACCAGTCTCTGAAGTCTAAACACGATAAACTTGAAATCAAGGGTGCCGTGGTGGAAATCGGCAAACTACAGGAGAAGCTGGACCAAACCGGACAGCAACGGGAGCAATTACTGCTTGAAGTGAAAGAGGGAGAAGCTCAGAATAATCTGATGGAAGCAGACCTTGAGCAAAACAAACTCAACTTAAAGCAGCTAGAGGAAAAGATTAGTGAAATACAGCAGCGCCTTTACCGTCAAGAACAAGAACTTCAGCATTTGGAAGCTTCTATGGGTATAGAGAAGGAAAAACGTCAGAACGGCAGCCAAAGAATAGACCAATTATCTCAAGAAAAGGAACGCCTGCAGGAAAAGAAAGGCCGGTTAGAGGAACTAATAGCTGGCATCAGGGAGAAGCAGCAAGGCATAGCCGATCAACTTAAGAAAGTGTTTAGTGAGGTTACTGAGACAGAAAACAACTATCAGCAGCTGATTGATCAGTTTTCTACAGGTGCCGTAAACGCAGAGAATTTGAAAAACGAGATTTTTGATATGCTGCACAAAGAAAGCAGTGTAAAAAACGAGTTGGCCAGACAAGACCAAAACAGGCGTAACTATGGTGTACAAGAGCAGCGGTTTCTCAAACAGAGAAGTGAGTTGCAAAACAAACTAACTGAAAAAAAGAAAGCATTGGCTGATATAGAAGAACGAATGGCATCAGAGGGGAAGAAGGTTGATAACTTCCGCCAGAAGCTGATGGATCTGGATGAAATAATTGTAACGTTAGGACGGGAATTAGAGCAGCAGGAACTGCAAAGACGTCAGGTGGAAATTGAAATAAGTAAAAAGGCTAATAGGCTAGAAGCACTACAAGGTCTTAGTAAGGGTTATGACGGGTTTTACCGTGGTGTAAGAAAGGTTCTTCAGGCTCATGAGAAACAACAGCAGGGCTTGACCGGTATTTGTGGTGCCGTAGCCCAACTCTTTGTGGTACCGGAAAGGTATGAATTGGCGATAGAAACAGCGCTGGGAGCCGCTGCCCAAAATATTGTGGTGAATAATGATACTGATGCGCAAAGCGCCATCCAGTTTTTAAAAAGCAACAACAGTGGTAGAGCTACTTTTCTTCCTCTTGATACGGTACGACCTCGACTATTATCCGGTAAATTAAGCGGCATTGTATCCATGGCCGGAATTATTGGTGTGGCGAAGGATTTGGCTAATGCTCCAGAACGATATCAACCGATATTGGACCACCTGCTTGGCAGTGTGATTATTGCCGAAGACATGAGAAGTGCTGTGACGGCGGCGAGAAAATACGGCTTTAAAATGAAGATTGTTACTTTAGAGGGAGAAGTGGTCAATGCCGGTGGAGCGATGACCGGAGGGAGCAGCAGTCCTAAGGAGAGTGGCCTGATTCGTCGTGAAGGTGAAATAAATCGTCTGCAAAAATCGCTTGGGAAATTGCAAGGTCAATTCAAGCAGATTAATGACCAAATGATAAGAGAACAGCAAAAACTAGCTGGCTTTAATGGTCAAGAAACAGAACTTAAGGAATTGATTGAAGAGAGACTTAAGGAACAAGATATTTTGGAAAGATCGGCAGTGACTTTAACTAAGGAGATAGATAATTTAGTGGAAGTATCAACTGGTCTCGAATGGGAAGAAGCCCAGTTGTCAGAAGATTTATCTTCCATTGAAGCTCAAGAAACTGAACTTAAAGAGAAGCTATCCCGCTTAGAGCAACAGCGCACCAGCAAGGAGCAGGACCTCGCAAGCCTAACTGAGGCAAACCGAAATTTGGAGTCCCGGAAAAGTACTATTTCAGAAATTATAACTGGTAAAAAGGTAAAAATGGCCGCTTTAGAACAACAAGAGCAGTCAGTTAATAACGATATTAATCAGCAGGAACGGCTATTAAATGATGTAATTGTGGATATGGCAGCGAAAAACTCTGAATCAGAAAGGCTGGTTCAACAAAATCAACTAATAAATCAAAAATTAGAAAATTTCAGTAAAGAAAGCAAGGAACTAGCACTGTTGCTGGAAAAGCTGCATGAGGCTGAGTTGGGACTTAAAGAACAAAAAAATGAATGCAAAATCAACATTGAACAGTTAGAAGAGACAATCAAATTCAATAATAAAAGTTTGCAGCAGCAGCAAATAGAATTAAATCAAAAAGAAATTAAACTTGCCAAATGGGAAACAGAAAAAGAAAATTATTGTGCACGATTATGGGAAAACCATCAAATGAGCTACGAGCAGGCGCTGTTAGACCAAGATGACGAATTGGAGGTTAGAGGCTTAACCACTAGGCTGCGCAGCTTACGTCAAGAGATGCAGGCATTGGGGACTGTTAATATTGGCGCCATTGAGGAATATCAGCGGGTGAGTGAAAGGTACGAATTTCTTACCAAACAGCTTTCTGATCTGCGTGAGGCAAAGAATTCTTTGAACAAAGTAATTTTTGAAATGCAATCTATCATGAAAGCAAGGTTTGGTAAAACGTTTAATCGGGTAAATCAATATTTTACTGAAATGTTCTCAACAATGTTTGGCGGCGGAACCGCTGAACTTCGTCTTACTGAAGCAGAAGATGTATTAGAAGCCGGAATTGATATTATTGCCCAACCTCCGGGAAAAAAGCTAAGTCATCTTTCCCTATTATCTGGTGGAGAAAAAGCACTTACGGCAATTGCACTGCTTTTTGCCATATTGAAGTATAGGCCTAGTCCCTTTTGTTTGTTGGATGAAATTGATGCATCTTTGGACGAAACTAATGTGGACCGCTTTACTGATGTTTTAAAGGGTTTTGCTGTCAACACTCAGTTTATCGTAATTTCTCATCGCCAGGGAACTATGGAAGGTGCTGACGATCTTTACGGAGTAACGATGGAGAATACCGGCACATCAAAACTTGTATCGGTAAAATTGGAACGCAGCGGTCGGGTCAGCTAA
- a CDS encoding peptidase S7 produces the protein MEIKAVSQEIVDMLVQRTTELSQGRNAGCLGFIDDTGFVSSSTKVIDGGLNGIPLRIMLSHITNMEGKSLIEGMSSVPDNAVLIMTRPGKTGLITDVSGVDFFNLPIISIGVKNNGLAGIGLIMPKEEYFDLATESEMLNLATLGSVTMDDEKEVLKKSNLLSLKYLELTTELGVSNKNGSDEYTSQHEHTIDIPRIKINAIDKGLARDLVDRSMEVGQGREVAMMGRIEDGRVVSQGQIVEGGIGFVPSRLLASSAVDISQKSLRKIYSELVPEDAVIVHTHPGGTGVMHIGDANAGPGTWGRAIVAIGHDAKGKIRGATVVESGDKLYQLADEDEQLGLQFFQAETPEREAEIRNRKFGIAQEYTGLCKPIQIN, from the coding sequence ATGGAAATAAAAGCTGTTTCGCAGGAAATAGTAGACATGCTAGTGCAGCGAACGACAGAGTTAAGTCAGGGTAGAAACGCGGGTTGTCTAGGTTTTATTGACGACACCGGCTTTGTTTCTTCCAGCACAAAAGTAATTGATGGTGGTTTAAATGGCATTCCGTTAAGAATAATGCTGAGCCATATAACGAACATGGAAGGTAAATCGTTAATAGAGGGAATGTCGTCGGTCCCAGATAATGCTGTGCTTATAATGACACGCCCCGGAAAAACCGGTTTAATTACCGACGTTTCCGGTGTAGATTTTTTTAACTTGCCTATCATAAGCATTGGTGTTAAAAATAATGGATTAGCCGGCATTGGATTAATCATGCCAAAGGAAGAATATTTTGATTTGGCCACGGAATCAGAAATGTTAAATTTGGCGACATTAGGGTCGGTAACTATGGATGACGAAAAGGAAGTTCTGAAAAAAAGTAATTTACTTAGTCTTAAATATTTGGAATTGACAACTGAACTGGGTGTCAGTAATAAAAACGGCAGTGACGAATACACCAGTCAACACGAGCATACTATCGATATTCCCCGCATTAAGATCAATGCCATTGACAAAGGGCTGGCCAGAGATTTGGTGGACAGGTCTATGGAGGTTGGTCAGGGGCGGGAAGTTGCCATGATGGGTAGAATTGAAGACGGCCGGGTGGTTTCTCAGGGCCAGATAGTTGAAGGAGGCATTGGTTTTGTCCCTTCACGACTATTAGCTTCCAGCGCCGTAGATATTTCACAAAAATCATTACGCAAAATTTATAGTGAGCTTGTTCCGGAAGATGCTGTAATAGTACATACACACCCGGGCGGTACCGGCGTGATGCATATTGGCGATGCCAATGCTGGCCCGGGTACTTGGGGAAGAGCGATTGTCGCAATCGGTCATGATGCCAAGGGCAAGATACGTGGTGCCACGGTAGTGGAAAGCGGTGACAAACTGTATCAATTGGCAGATGAAGATGAACAGCTTGGTCTGCAATTTTTTCAGGCAGAAACGCCTGAGCGGGAAGCTGAAATACGTAACAGAAAGTTCGGCATTGCCCAGGAATACACGGGTTTATGTAAACCTATTCAAATTAATTGA
- the ftsY gene encoding signal recognition particle-docking protein FtsY, translating into MAGLFNKFKQGLSKTREGFVGKISQLVAGKREFDDDFFEELEEILIQGDVGVESTMQLVERLREEVKSRQIKETEELHLVLEELVLELLGEGAALNLADAPTVIMVVGVNGAGKTTTIGKLAYQLRGEGKKVLIAAGDTFRAAAIEQLEVWANRVECPVIKHQAGSDPAAVAYDAVHAARSRGYDVVIVDTAGRLQNKTNLMNELQKVYRVIAKDLADAPQEVLLVLDATTGQNAISQAKIFKEAVGVTGIALTKLDGTAKGGVVLSVANELGIPVKLVGIGEGMEDLRPFQPELFAKALFGREEVRE; encoded by the coding sequence GTGGCAGGGTTATTTAATAAATTCAAACAGGGATTAAGCAAAACCAGGGAAGGATTCGTTGGTAAAATATCTCAATTAGTTGCAGGCAAAAGGGAATTTGACGACGATTTTTTTGAGGAACTAGAAGAAATCCTCATTCAAGGTGATGTAGGTGTTGAAAGCACAATGCAGTTGGTGGAAAGGTTGAGGGAAGAAGTCAAGTCCCGCCAAATAAAGGAAACTGAAGAATTGCACTTGGTATTGGAAGAGTTAGTTTTGGAGCTGTTAGGAGAAGGGGCTGCTCTTAATTTAGCTGATGCTCCTACCGTGATTATGGTAGTAGGAGTCAATGGTGCAGGAAAAACTACAACCATTGGAAAACTAGCATATCAGCTAAGAGGCGAGGGCAAAAAGGTACTGATAGCAGCCGGTGATACATTTAGAGCGGCTGCTATTGAGCAATTGGAAGTTTGGGCAAACCGTGTTGAATGCCCAGTGATTAAACATCAGGCCGGCTCAGACCCGGCGGCGGTGGCATACGATGCTGTTCATGCCGCGCGGTCCAGAGGTTATGACGTGGTTATTGTGGACACTGCCGGGCGTTTACAGAATAAAACCAACCTAATGAACGAACTGCAAAAAGTTTATCGTGTGATAGCCAAAGACTTAGCGGATGCGCCTCAGGAGGTGCTGCTGGTTTTGGATGCAACTACCGGTCAAAATGCCATATCCCAAGCAAAAATATTTAAAGAAGCTGTCGGTGTGACCGGAATTGCTCTCACAAAACTAGATGGGACGGCAAAAGGTGGGGTTGTTTTAAGCGTAGCTAATGAATTAGGTATTCCTGTAAAATTGGTGGGTATCGGGGAAGGAATGGAGGATTTAAGACCTTTCCAACCGGAGTTATTTGCCAAGGCACTGTTCGGTCGTGAGGAGGTTCGTGAATGA